Proteins encoded by one window of Cylindrospermum stagnale PCC 7417:
- a CDS encoding L,D-transpeptidase, translating into MKNQNYPDWMQRLKIFVAGAAVSLSVASLGTGAVWANSPNETIKQTIATLQKSDQRWIHIDLSKQKLIAWEGSKPVYAIVISSGKKSTPTRTGTFKIQSKLKTTRMRGRDYDVPNVPHAMFYEGNYGIHGAYWHKRFGTPVSHGCVNLAPNHAKWLFKWASVGTDVVIQK; encoded by the coding sequence ATGAAAAACCAAAATTACCCTGATTGGATGCAGCGCTTAAAAATATTCGTCGCTGGTGCCGCAGTCTCCTTGAGTGTTGCTAGTCTAGGAACGGGTGCTGTTTGGGCAAATTCCCCAAACGAGACAATTAAACAAACGATTGCCACCTTACAAAAATCCGATCAACGCTGGATTCACATTGATCTCTCAAAGCAAAAATTAATCGCTTGGGAAGGTAGCAAACCTGTTTATGCGATCGTCATTTCCTCAGGTAAAAAATCCACCCCCACGCGCACTGGGACTTTTAAAATTCAATCCAAATTAAAAACAACTCGGATGCGGGGTAGGGACTATGACGTTCCCAACGTCCCCCATGCGATGTTTTATGAGGGAAATTACGGTATTCATGGTGCTTACTGGCATAAAAGATTTGGGACTCCAGTCAGCCACGGCTGTGTAAATCTCGCGCCAAATCATGCCAAATGGCTATTTAAATGGGCATCAGTAGGAACAGATGTAGTTATCCAGAAGTAG
- a CDS encoding bifunctional 4-hydroxy-2-oxoglutarate aldolase/2-dehydro-3-deoxy-phosphogluconate aldolase: MSDQVWLSQLRKHRAIAVIRAPKIEIGEQMALAVASGGMQLIEITWNSDRAAALISQLRSELPTCMIGTGTLFNVQQLQLAIAAGAQFLFTPHVDREMIQAAVAKNVPIIPGALTPTEIITAYTQGASCVKVFPVQALGGTSYIKSLQGPMGHIPLIPTGGVTPENAKEFLQAGAIAVGLSGQLFPQKSVIEGNWEAIAQTARNLIRNLD; this comes from the coding sequence ATGTCTGATCAAGTTTGGTTATCACAGTTGCGAAAACACCGAGCGATCGCAGTTATTCGTGCCCCGAAAATTGAAATAGGGGAGCAAATGGCTTTAGCTGTAGCATCTGGGGGAATGCAGCTGATTGAAATTACCTGGAATAGCGATCGCGCAGCAGCATTAATTAGTCAACTCCGCAGCGAATTACCCACCTGTATGATTGGGACTGGGACGCTGTTTAATGTCCAGCAGTTGCAATTGGCGATCGCCGCTGGGGCGCAATTCCTCTTTACACCCCACGTTGACCGAGAAATGATCCAAGCAGCGGTGGCGAAAAATGTGCCGATCATTCCCGGTGCACTCACACCCACAGAAATTATCACCGCCTATACTCAAGGTGCCAGTTGTGTAAAAGTGTTTCCTGTTCAAGCCCTGGGAGGAACTAGCTATATCAAAAGCCTACAAGGGCCAATGGGTCACATTCCCTTAATTCCCACTGGTGGAGTGACACCAGAGAATGCTAAAGAATTCTTACAAGCGGGTGCGATCGCCGTGGGCTTGAGTGGACAATTATTTCCCCAAAAATCGGTAATTGAAGGGAATTGGGAGGCGATCGCCCAAACGGCCAGAAACCTAATTAGAAATTTGGATTAG
- a CDS encoding erythromycin esterase family protein, translating to MPDATKIHLVDAVRESAYQLTGAAADYDPLINLIGNARFVLIGEASHGTHEFYEQRAEITKRLIREKGFTAVTVEADWPDAYRVNRYVRGESNDLTPAEALAGFQRFPAWMWRNTDILNFVNWLREYNDELPENATKVGFYGLDLYSMYASIEAVLKYLDQVDPEAAHRARDRYSCLEYFGEDAQTYGYATSFGLTPTCEQEVINQLWELQRRTAEDSQKTGQVEADELFSVEQNALLVKNAEAYYRSMFHGRVSSWNIRDRHMAETLDRLVTHLDQQGNATKVIVWEHNSHLGDARATDMGLRGEVNVGQLVRERYGRDAVLIGFTTYTGTVTAASDWGATAELKQVQPALSGSYEALFHQTQLPQFLLLLQDDYSAISGLGESLLERAIGVIYRPETEHLSHYFYARLPEQFDAVIYIDDTKGVQPLDRTAYWEMGEAPETFPSAL from the coding sequence ATGCCAGATGCAACTAAAATCCACCTAGTCGATGCAGTGCGTGAGTCTGCATACCAACTGACAGGTGCAGCGGCAGACTATGACCCATTGATTAACTTAATTGGTAATGCCCGCTTTGTGCTGATAGGCGAAGCTTCCCACGGCACCCATGAATTCTACGAGCAACGGGCTGAGATTACCAAACGGCTGATTCGCGAGAAAGGCTTTACAGCCGTAACTGTTGAGGCAGACTGGCCAGACGCCTACCGTGTGAATCGCTACGTACGGGGAGAAAGTAATGATTTAACGCCTGCGGAAGCACTCGCAGGTTTCCAACGCTTCCCTGCATGGATGTGGCGCAATACAGATATTCTCAACTTTGTCAACTGGTTGCGGGAATATAATGATGAGCTTCCAGAAAATGCTACCAAAGTTGGCTTTTACGGGCTGGATCTCTACAGTATGTATGCCTCGATAGAAGCAGTTCTCAAATACCTCGACCAAGTTGACCCCGAAGCCGCCCATCGCGCCCGCGATCGCTACTCGTGCTTAGAGTATTTTGGCGAGGATGCCCAGACCTACGGTTATGCTACAAGTTTTGGACTCACCCCAACTTGTGAGCAAGAGGTGATCAATCAACTATGGGAACTGCAACGCCGGACTGCTGAGGATAGCCAAAAAACCGGTCAGGTAGAGGCGGATGAGTTATTCTCTGTAGAACAGAACGCTCTCTTGGTGAAGAATGCTGAGGCTTACTACCGTTCAATGTTTCACGGGCGGGTGTCTTCGTGGAATATTCGCGATCGCCACATGGCAGAAACTTTAGACCGCCTAGTTACCCATTTAGATCAACAAGGGAATGCTACCAAAGTAATTGTTTGGGAACACAACTCACACTTAGGAGACGCCAGAGCAACAGACATGGGGCTAAGGGGAGAAGTGAATGTTGGTCAATTGGTGCGAGAACGCTACGGCCGTGATGCAGTGTTAATCGGCTTTACAACTTACACAGGTACTGTCACCGCTGCTTCTGACTGGGGAGCAACAGCCGAACTCAAGCAAGTTCAGCCAGCCTTGTCTGGAAGTTATGAAGCCCTATTCCATCAAACGCAATTGCCCCAGTTTTTGCTATTGCTACAAGATGATTATTCGGCAATTTCTGGGTTAGGGGAATCTCTACTAGAAAGAGCCATCGGTGTCATTTATCGACCGGAAACTGAACACCTTAGCCACTACTTTTATGCACGTCTCCCTGAGCAATTTGATGCGGTGATTTATATCGATGATACCAAAGGAGTGCAACCCCTAGATCGCACCGCTTACTGGGAAATGGGTGAAGCACCAGAAACTTTTCCCTCTGCGCTCTAG
- a CDS encoding DnaJ C-terminal domain-containing protein, translating to MPTATDFKDYYATLGINKNATPEEIKRAYRKLARKYHPDLNSGDQQAEAHFKEINEAHEVLSDPEKRQKYDQFGQYWNQVSQGGAPPPRGAGVGVEGFDFDQYGDFDSFINDLLGRFGTTGRTRRSTYTYRTPTGQPSGFESPVDTEAAIALTFSEAFHGVQKQLQLDDEIINVRIPAGAKPGSRIRIRGKGRLSPFSQQRGDLYLTVEVLPHPFFQFEDDNITCDVPIRPDEAVLGAQIKVPTPDGSVSVKVPPGVHSRQFLRLRGKGWKKPQDGRTDLIVKLQIVSPKDLSQIEREAYEKIQAHSTFDPRAQLQEVRL from the coding sequence ATGCCAACAGCTACAGACTTCAAAGACTATTACGCTACTCTGGGCATAAACAAAAATGCCACACCAGAGGAAATCAAACGGGCATACCGCAAACTTGCCCGCAAGTATCACCCTGACTTGAATTCTGGAGACCAGCAGGCGGAAGCACATTTCAAAGAAATTAATGAAGCTCATGAAGTGCTTTCTGACCCAGAAAAGCGGCAAAAATATGACCAATTTGGGCAATATTGGAACCAAGTGAGTCAGGGAGGCGCACCCCCACCGAGAGGCGCAGGTGTGGGAGTAGAGGGATTTGATTTTGATCAATATGGGGATTTCGACTCATTTATCAACGACTTGCTAGGACGCTTTGGTACTACCGGTAGAACTAGGCGTAGCACCTACACTTATCGCACCCCTACAGGACAACCAAGTGGCTTTGAGTCCCCTGTAGATACAGAAGCAGCGATTGCACTCACTTTCTCAGAAGCCTTTCACGGCGTACAAAAGCAGCTACAACTAGATGATGAGATCATCAACGTGCGGATTCCCGCAGGAGCGAAACCAGGGAGCCGAATTCGGATTCGGGGCAAAGGTCGTCTGAGTCCATTTTCTCAACAACGAGGAGACTTATACTTAACCGTTGAAGTTCTGCCACATCCCTTTTTTCAATTTGAAGACGATAACATTACTTGCGACGTGCCGATTCGTCCCGATGAAGCGGTGTTAGGCGCTCAAATTAAAGTCCCCACCCCTGATGGCAGCGTCAGCGTCAAAGTACCACCGGGAGTGCATTCCAGGCAATTCTTGAGACTACGGGGTAAAGGTTGGAAAAAGCCCCAAGATGGACGAACCGACTTGATAGTCAAGCTGCAAATTGTCTCTCCCAAAGATCTGAGCCAGATTGAACGGGAAGCCTACGAAAAAATTCAAGCACACAGCACTTTTGACCCCCGCGCACAATTACAAGAGGTGAGATTATGA
- a CDS encoding chaperone modulator CbpM, with amino-acid sequence MSEFSLSQTVVSQEGDPLYSFEYAAMVTKTSTTLVESCVQLGLIEPIGVMLHQQQIERLAQIQRLRQDLGLNLVGAAMVLDMAQEIAQLRAQIQMYHALF; translated from the coding sequence ATGAGCGAGTTTAGCCTTTCCCAAACAGTGGTTTCCCAGGAGGGAGATCCGCTTTATTCTTTTGAATATGCGGCAATGGTGACAAAGACATCTACTACCTTGGTCGAAAGCTGTGTGCAGTTGGGATTGATTGAACCCATTGGCGTCATGCTGCATCAGCAACAAATTGAGCGTCTAGCTCAAATTCAACGTCTGCGTCAAGATTTGGGACTAAATTTAGTGGGAGCCGCAATGGTTCTAGACATGGCTCAAGAAATTGCTCAGTTACGCGCTCAGATTCAAATGTATCATGCGCTTTTTTGA
- a CDS encoding DUF6939 family protein → MPLVIKSRHMPPESLKKRYGYAAIIDVTSRAPEPWVYFSPFYPHGGIPVPFSPGEFSMTVEGIWQGLKVFETTDIDASKLLISDMKGIKRSERKYGKVLGHRTGLTGNQLLSYGEARRQIYLPSYQWVLENCVQDLLKKLKHLEAEQTVILLDYETNSDINNLSRPLSHAGLIKLYLEGDWPT, encoded by the coding sequence ATGCCGCTGGTTATCAAGAGTCGTCATATGCCACCCGAAAGTTTAAAAAAACGCTATGGTTATGCAGCCATCATTGATGTTACCTCCCGCGCTCCTGAACCTTGGGTTTACTTCAGCCCTTTTTACCCTCATGGAGGAATTCCAGTTCCGTTTTCACCTGGAGAATTTAGCATGACAGTTGAAGGTATTTGGCAAGGGTTAAAAGTTTTTGAGACTACAGATATAGATGCTTCTAAACTGTTAATTTCTGATATGAAAGGCATCAAGCGTTCAGAAAGGAAATATGGAAAGGTACTAGGTCATCGTACTGGTTTGACTGGTAATCAGCTTCTGTCCTATGGAGAAGCACGTCGGCAAATCTATTTACCATCCTATCAATGGGTGCTGGAGAACTGTGTTCAAGACTTGCTCAAAAAACTGAAACATCTAGAAGCGGAGCAAACAGTTATTTTGCTAGATTACGAAACTAACTCTGATATAAATAACTTGTCGCGTCCTTTATCGCACGCAGGTCTAATCAAACTATACTTAGAAGGTGACTGGCCAACTTAG
- a CDS encoding WG repeat-containing protein — MLIIMLYPVVKDDKYGFINAKGELVVEPTYDLVGRFVEDRCIVEKFYDYDLNLEHNRFQGYINSKGEEIIPLQPCYFCLSFSEELAQFEEINGKVGFIDKSGKFKIPPQFEIDYEGEVSLGFSEGIAAVAYEEGWSYINKEGKELFDIRFEIAQRFQDGYALVRPVEQVSQAEELFFIDKTGQRLETIPCKINFFSQGFRNGLCEVLLPQSDQEHELDNIGFINTAGNLAFEGRFAYSSGFHEGLCIVKKWGVKEEKWQRKYGVINTQNQWVIEPLYEEIGLFNYGIAPFRQNNKWGLLNDQGKVILSPQFSFISSFNSYLQPRDPFHNSEFAELTTAMIAEPGQKTRNSKPDTEVYINRTGEIVSSFDISDS; from the coding sequence ATGTTAATTATTATGCTTTATCCAGTAGTTAAAGATGATAAGTATGGCTTTATCAATGCAAAAGGCGAACTGGTTGTGGAACCTACCTACGACCTTGTAGGACGTTTTGTTGAAGATAGATGTATAGTCGAAAAATTTTATGATTATGATCTTAATCTAGAACATAACAGATTTCAAGGATATATTAACTCCAAAGGTGAGGAGATTATCCCTTTGCAACCTTGCTACTTTTGTTTGTCCTTTAGTGAAGAACTAGCTCAGTTTGAAGAGATCAATGGAAAAGTCGGTTTTATAGATAAATCAGGAAAATTTAAGATTCCTCCTCAATTTGAGATAGATTATGAGGGAGAAGTCAGTTTAGGATTCAGCGAAGGAATAGCTGCTGTTGCTTATGAGGAAGGATGGAGTTATATCAATAAGGAGGGCAAAGAACTTTTTGACATTCGATTTGAAATAGCACAGCGATTTCAAGATGGATATGCCCTTGTTCGTCCGGTTGAGCAAGTTTCTCAAGCTGAAGAGTTATTTTTTATTGATAAAACAGGTCAAAGGCTAGAAACCATCCCTTGTAAAATCAATTTCTTTTCTCAGGGATTTAGAAATGGTCTTTGTGAGGTTTTACTTCCCCAATCAGATCAGGAACATGAGTTGGATAATATAGGATTTATCAATACCGCTGGAAATCTGGCATTTGAAGGAAGATTTGCCTATTCTTCTGGGTTTCATGAAGGTTTGTGCATTGTCAAAAAATGGGGGGTAAAAGAAGAAAAATGGCAGAGAAAATATGGGGTTATTAATACACAAAATCAATGGGTTATCGAACCTTTATATGAGGAAATTGGTTTATTTAATTATGGAATTGCTCCATTTAGGCAAAATAATAAATGGGGATTGCTAAATGATCAGGGAAAGGTAATACTTTCTCCTCAGTTTTCATTTATTAGTAGTTTCAATAGTTATCTTCAGCCTAGAGATCCTTTTCACAATTCAGAATTTGCCGAACTTACAACAGCGATGATTGCCGAACCTGGACAAAAGACTAGAAACAGTAAACCTGATACAGAAGTGTACATTAATCGGACAGGAGAGATTGTGAGTTCATTTGACATTTCCGATAGCTGA
- a CDS encoding phage tail protein: MPATVRAGKGAALAPQAGIKGGAGTPATVQAGKGAAATGRDQAPAAAESDSAYLAVISSAKGIGELHKEHPPAQGKAQEAQAAAESPSNEVDSKAQANQVGEMGQAETPEFDAAGFKAKLMARIADMAPKNLQEADDFKNNNQLDSVKGELSGQVKEEQKASKDPLEEKAKETPDTSGIEAKQVTPLPPNDPGAAPSDIGADKAAPKPKGEGEVEAPLQAESQKLDQQMAEANVTEEQLSNSNEPEFQGALTAKKEAQTSAAQAPQEYRQQEEGLISNAKNTAVSTAQQLLQAMHGTRTQSLGQVATQQTEAKGKDEQARTKIAGDINKIYENTKTKVEQSLADLDSLVLQGFDTGAGEAKKAFEDYVKQKMDAYKDERYSGVTGKLQWVEDLFKGLPSEVNAFYEQGRQLYIAKMDGVINNVVAIVSKGITKAKTEITNGKQEIQTYIQQLPEDLKAVGQEAAAEIQTKFDDLQQQVNDKQDELVNTLAEKYQENLQAVDDSIEKMKSENKGLLQKAADAFMGVIKTILEMKDLLLSALAGAAAAVMDILKNPIQFLTNFIQAVKQGFLNFVNNIGQYLQQGLMGWLVGTIGGAGLQMPESFDVKGIFSLVTQVLGFSYDFIRGRAANKLGEEKVAYLEQSEETFKVLPTQGLAGIWHLIQDKIGDLKTTVMDGIQNFVMTSIVQAGVEWVLSLLTPASAFVKACKMIIDIVKFFIERGSQIAALIGAVTSSISAIASGAVGEAIQAIESALARSLPVALGFLASLLGLGGISQKIQGIIQKVRQPVTKAVDWVIDKGAKVANKVGGKFNKTKFGSKVVGVKNAAQEKYKAGKKFVEDKKAAGEKFFDDKKQAVHQATEKQKNRLLNTKAGKALTSVKDAAHKKLDALEKKRQVFKNKIDAAKEWPGKQLEKVQDKAAELGGRAKDKFKQSKLGKGFANQLEKAKNWGGKKKAAVEDKFDKLGNKVKDKFGFGKDKDKDKANKKAETTSPAEQKKHEAIADKIYERLKPDQQKSGGVNQYLKLKQKEANELKKIYSPQLRKGIKLFIDLTKSKQTDKQTPGLHLHIAIKPNDTEKDYELFHKEGELDNHLDELIEQALGKITKHFYRGQSKTENQEENQDSSKLPEGIQTTIARIQADYGNATRGTENVITVGGNKFFIDQNRNNYVYPLQVATKAGITTTKDGKLTTQKEVSGFEYSRFTNVTVGQLFALLENIRFGKNTAIDRTAMLIASLAAEPFRYPPSHITNLILLNNSNKTMPAFATMAMTTGGTDPTSQDQAPQGIDTKKSKKGQKNKAQETEQQTPKGTVPNKVRRRQIDIVKNVNIVKNDEKLYDKLEIYYNTNRSKNDSEIIEKFQDILRDHLTPEY; encoded by the coding sequence ATGCCAGCTACAGTCCGAGCAGGTAAAGGTGCGGCATTAGCTCCCCAAGCAGGGATAAAGGGTGGTGCAGGTACTCCAGCTACAGTCCAAGCAGGTAAAGGCGCGGCAGCCACTGGCAGAGATCAGGCTCCGGCTGCTGCTGAAAGTGACTCAGCATATCTTGCAGTAATCAGCAGCGCTAAAGGAATTGGGGAACTACATAAAGAACACCCACCGGCTCAAGGCAAAGCCCAGGAAGCCCAAGCGGCTGCTGAATCTCCTAGCAATGAAGTAGATAGCAAAGCGCAAGCCAATCAAGTTGGAGAGATGGGGCAGGCGGAAACTCCAGAATTTGACGCTGCCGGCTTCAAAGCCAAACTGATGGCGCGGATTGCAGATATGGCGCCCAAAAACCTGCAAGAAGCTGACGATTTTAAGAACAATAACCAGCTAGACTCAGTTAAAGGAGAATTGAGTGGACAAGTAAAAGAGGAGCAAAAAGCCTCTAAAGATCCACTGGAAGAGAAAGCAAAGGAAACACCTGATACCAGTGGCATTGAGGCGAAACAAGTCACGCCATTACCACCAAATGACCCTGGTGCTGCACCATCGGACATTGGTGCAGATAAGGCAGCACCTAAGCCTAAGGGTGAGGGTGAAGTGGAAGCACCGCTGCAAGCTGAAAGCCAAAAACTAGATCAGCAAATGGCTGAAGCAAATGTAACTGAGGAGCAGTTGTCAAACTCCAATGAACCAGAGTTTCAAGGGGCACTCACAGCTAAGAAAGAAGCACAAACCAGTGCAGCCCAAGCTCCCCAAGAGTATCGCCAGCAAGAAGAAGGACTGATATCTAATGCGAAAAATACCGCTGTTAGCACAGCACAACAGCTGCTACAGGCGATGCATGGGACGCGCACACAAAGCTTAGGTCAGGTAGCAACTCAGCAGACAGAAGCAAAAGGTAAGGATGAGCAGGCACGAACTAAGATTGCTGGTGACATTAATAAAATTTACGAAAACACTAAAACCAAAGTTGAGCAAAGTCTCGCTGATTTAGATTCTCTAGTGTTGCAAGGGTTTGATACTGGTGCGGGTGAGGCGAAGAAAGCCTTTGAGGATTATGTTAAGCAGAAGATGGACGCTTATAAGGATGAGCGTTACAGTGGCGTGACAGGCAAATTACAGTGGGTAGAAGATCTATTTAAGGGTCTGCCAAGTGAGGTTAATGCTTTCTATGAACAGGGACGGCAGCTTTACATTGCCAAAATGGATGGTGTGATCAATAACGTAGTTGCGATCGTCAGCAAAGGCATAACCAAGGCAAAAACTGAAATTACCAACGGCAAGCAAGAAATCCAAACCTACATACAACAACTACCAGAAGATTTAAAAGCAGTTGGTCAAGAAGCAGCAGCAGAAATTCAAACCAAATTTGACGACCTACAGCAACAAGTCAACGACAAACAAGATGAACTAGTTAATACCCTAGCAGAGAAATATCAAGAAAACCTGCAAGCCGTAGATGACAGCATCGAGAAGATGAAGTCAGAAAATAAAGGACTGTTGCAAAAGGCAGCAGACGCCTTTATGGGAGTCATTAAGACAATTTTGGAAATGAAGGACTTGCTCCTAAGTGCCTTAGCAGGAGCAGCCGCAGCCGTCATGGACATCCTGAAAAACCCGATTCAATTCCTGACTAATTTCATCCAAGCAGTCAAGCAAGGCTTTTTGAACTTTGTCAACAATATCGGGCAATATCTGCAACAAGGATTGATGGGTTGGCTCGTAGGGACAATCGGTGGGGCAGGACTTCAGATGCCAGAAAGCTTTGATGTCAAAGGCATCTTTAGCTTGGTGACTCAGGTTTTGGGTTTCAGCTATGACTTCATCCGTGGACGAGCAGCGAACAAACTGGGTGAAGAAAAGGTTGCCTATCTGGAACAGAGTGAGGAGACGTTTAAAGTCTTGCCTACTCAGGGATTAGCTGGGATTTGGCATCTAATTCAAGACAAGATTGGTGATCTTAAGACGACGGTGATGGATGGCATCCAGAACTTTGTTATGACCTCGATTGTGCAGGCTGGGGTAGAGTGGGTGCTGAGTTTGTTAACTCCGGCGTCGGCGTTTGTCAAAGCTTGCAAGATGATTATTGATATCGTCAAGTTCTTTATCGAGCGTGGATCACAGATTGCAGCGTTGATTGGGGCGGTTACTAGCTCAATAAGTGCGATCGCATCTGGTGCAGTTGGGGAAGCCATCCAAGCTATTGAAAGTGCTCTAGCTCGTTCCTTACCAGTAGCGTTAGGTTTCTTAGCCAGTCTTTTGGGTTTGGGTGGTATTAGCCAGAAGATTCAAGGCATTATTCAGAAAGTTCGTCAACCAGTAACCAAAGCTGTTGATTGGGTGATTGACAAAGGTGCAAAGGTTGCTAACAAAGTTGGTGGCAAGTTCAATAAAACTAAGTTTGGTAGTAAGGTAGTTGGCGTTAAGAATGCGGCTCAGGAGAAATACAAAGCTGGTAAGAAGTTTGTTGAGGATAAGAAAGCAGCCGGCGAAAAATTCTTTGATGACAAGAAACAAGCTGTTCACCAAGCAACTGAAAAACAGAAGAATCGGCTTCTGAATACTAAGGCAGGTAAGGCTTTAACAAGTGTTAAGGATGCCGCTCATAAGAAGTTAGATGCTTTGGAGAAGAAGCGGCAGGTTTTCAAGAATAAAATCGATGCGGCGAAGGAATGGCCTGGTAAGCAGTTGGAGAAGGTGCAGGATAAGGCGGCAGAACTGGGGGGTAGGGCGAAAGATAAGTTTAAGCAGAGTAAGTTGGGTAAGGGTTTTGCTAATCAATTGGAGAAAGCTAAGAATTGGGGTGGTAAGAAGAAAGCTGCTGTTGAGGATAAATTTGATAAGTTAGGTAATAAAGTTAAAGATAAGTTTGGATTTGGTAAGGATAAAGATAAAGATAAAGCAAACAAGAAAGCTGAGACCACTTCACCTGCTGAACAGAAAAAGCATGAGGCGATCGCTGATAAGATTTACGAGAGACTAAAGCCTGATCAACAGAAATCAGGAGGGGTAAATCAATACTTAAAATTGAAACAAAAAGAAGCGAATGAGTTAAAGAAAATCTATTCCCCTCAGCTTAGGAAAGGAATTAAGCTATTTATTGATTTAACCAAATCTAAACAAACAGATAAGCAGACTCCAGGATTGCATCTGCATATAGCAATCAAACCTAATGACACGGAAAAGGATTATGAGCTTTTCCATAAAGAAGGGGAATTAGATAATCATCTTGATGAGCTAATAGAACAGGCTTTAGGAAAAATTACTAAGCATTTTTATCGAGGACAAAGCAAGACAGAAAATCAAGAAGAAAATCAAGATTCGTCTAAATTACCTGAAGGAATTCAAACAACTATTGCTCGGATTCAAGCCGATTATGGAAATGCGACCAGAGGAACAGAAAATGTCATTACAGTAGGGGGCAACAAATTTTTTATTGATCAGAATAGGAATAATTATGTTTATCCTTTGCAGGTAGCGACGAAAGCAGGAATTACAACTACGAAGGACGGAAAGCTCACCACCCAAAAAGAGGTAAGCGGATTTGAATATAGCCGCTTTACAAATGTCACAGTGGGCCAATTATTCGCTTTATTAGAAAATATTCGTTTTGGAAAAAATACTGCGATAGACAGAACAGCTATGCTGATAGCATCTCTAGCAGCAGAACCCTTTAGATATCCACCATCTCACATCACTAATTTAATCTTACTTAACAATTCTAATAAAACGATGCCTGCTTTTGCCACAATGGCTATGACGACTGGTGGGACTGATCCTACTAGTCAAGACCAAGCTCCCCAAGGCATAGACACTAAAAAATCTAAAAAAGGACAAAAAAATAAGGCACAAGAAACCGAACAACAAACTCCCAAAGGTACAGTCCCTAACAAAGTTAGAAGACGACAAATTGATATTGTAAAAAATGTTAATATCGTAAAAAATGATGAAAAATTATACGACAAATTAGAAATCTACTATAATACGAATAGATCTAAGAATGACAGCGAGATTATTGAAAAATTCCAAGACATTCTTCGGGATCATCTTACACCAGAATATTAG